In Ursus arctos isolate Adak ecotype North America unplaced genomic scaffold, UrsArc2.0 scaffold_3, whole genome shotgun sequence, one DNA window encodes the following:
- the LOC125281099 gene encoding olfactory receptor 13, translating into MGDNMTSITEFTLMGFPLGLRVQLLLFGLFSLFFVFTLLGNGLILGLILLDSRLHTPMYFFLSHLAIVDIAYACNTVPQKLVNLLNPDKPISFAGCLTQTFLFLTFAVTECLLLVVMSYDRYVAICHPLRYSAVMSWRVCVTLVLTSWTTGILLSLIHLVLLLPLPFCRFQKINHFFCEIMAVLKLACADRHINEIVVLAGAVSVLVGPLSSIVISYMCILCAILRIQSGEGQRKVFSTCSSHLCVVGLFYGTAIIMYVGPRYGNPKEQKKYLLLFHSLFNPMLNPLIYSLRNLEVKNALKRVLGTERDL; encoded by the coding sequence ATGGGAGACAATATGACATCTATCACAGAGTTCACCCTAATGGGATTTCCCCTTGGCTTGAGGGTTCAGCTTCTTCTCTTTgggctcttctccctcttctttgtcTTCACCCTGCTGGGGAACGGGCTCATCCTGGGGCTCATCTTGCTGGACTCCAGACtgcacacccccatgtacttcttcctctcccacctggcCATCGTTGACATAGCCTACGCCTGCAACACGGTGCCCCAGAAGCTGGTGAACCTCCTGAATCCAGATAAGCCCATCTCCTTTGCTGGCTGCTTGACACAGACCTTTCTCTTTTTGACATTTGCTGTCACAGAATGTCTTCTCCTGGTGGTGATGTCCTATGATCGGTACGTGGCCATCTGCCACCCCCTCCGATATTCTGCGGTCATGAGCTGGAGGGTCTGCGTCACCCTGGTGCTGACTTCTTGGACCACTGGAATCCTTCTGTCTTTGATTCATCTCGTGTTACTTCTACCCTTACCCTTCTGTAGATTCCAAAAAATCaatcactttttctgtgaaatcaTGGCTGTTCTCAAGCTTGCCTGTGCAGATAGGCACATCAATGAGATTGTAGTACTGGCTGGAGCAGTGTCTGTGCTGGTGGGACCCCTCTCCTCCATTGTAATCTCATATATGTGCATCCTCTGTGCCATCCTTAGAATCCAGTCTGGGGAAGGTCAAAGAAAAGtcttctccacctgctcctcccatcTCTGCGTGGTTGGGCTCTTTTACGGCACAGCTATTATAATGTATGTTGGGCCCAGGTATGGGAACCCcaaggagcagaagaaatatcTCCTCCTGTTTCATAGCCTTTTCAATCCCATGCTCAACCCCCTGATCTATAGTCTGAGGAACTTGGAAGTGAAGAATGCCTTGAAGAGAGTGCTGGGAACAGAGAGAGACTTATGA